In Deltaproteobacteria bacterium CG11_big_fil_rev_8_21_14_0_20_49_13, the genomic stretch GCCAATGGGTTTTTAGAGGTGCCCTGTATTATTGAACAATAACGATGCCGCAATTTCTAATAAATAAGTCCTCTATCAAGGACAATAAGGCGACCGTTACGGGTAGTGACGCCAAGCATATCTCTCAAGTCCTTCGTCTTAAAAAGGGCGATTGGGTAATGCTGACCGACGGCCGTGGCAACCGCTGGAAGGCCGAAATCACCGTTATCGGCACAAAACATGTAGAAGCGAAGCTCTCGGCTAACGTGCCAACGAACCAGAATACTAACGCCGACCTAACCCTTGCGCAGGCCATTATCAAGCACGACCGGTTCGAATGGATAATCCAAAAGGCGGTGGAGCTTGGATGCTCAAAGATAATCCCATTCACAAGCGAACGTACCATCCCCAAATTCGGCTCCTCATCCAAACTTGTCCGCTGGCAAAAAATAGCCCTTGAGGCGGCGAAACAGTGTGGAACATCCATCCGCCCGGAGGTTTTCGCCCCGCTACACTTTTCCGTCCTTTGCAAGGGACTCCCCCACTACGATCAAAAAATACTGTTTTTTGAAGGTGAAGATAAGAACGACTTGAACACTTCTGCTCTCGCGCACCCCTCGACTTCGCTAGGGGCAAGCTTACGCACTATCATAATCATCGGTCCCGAAGGCGGCTTCGCCTCTCATGAAGTGGAATATGCCAAGAAGGCGGACGCGGTCTCTTTGAGCCTTGGACCGCTTATTTTGAGGGTGGAGACCGCGGCTATAGCAGGAATAACGCTTGTGCAACAAAAACTGGGCTATTTTGATAAAATATGACCGGAACCCCGCCTTTGATACTTGCCCATCGCGGAACGCGTAAATATGCGCCGGAAAACTCGATACCATCTTTCATCAAGGCCGTCGAACTGGGAGTAGATGGAGTTGAGTTCGATCTCCTTTCCACCGCCGACGGTCTCCCCATCGTCTGCCACGATGACAACCTTCACAAGCTCTCAAACAAGCATCTTCATATCCATAGAACGAACTGGAGAGACCTTAAAGATGTGGACATAGGAAAACTCTTTAACCCTTTCTATGCCGGTGAGAATATCCCGACATTGAAAGAGGCGCTCGAGGTTCTGGCCGGCAAGAATATGTTCATAAACATCGAGCTCAAAAAACAGCCCCAACAGAACGGCGACTTTGTAAAAAATGTGGTTGAGACGCTGGATCTATACAAGGGGAGTTTCAGGGGCGTTCTTCTATCTTCGTTCAGTAAAGAGCTCCTTTACCAGGCCGGAAGAGCGGCGCCTCAGATCGACAGGGGGCTCTTGCTCCTCCCCAGAGCTTTTTTCTTCCTAGATGCGCTATTTTTTGGTAACATCCTTGTGGTCCAATGGCTTAACATACATACTTCGAGCCTTGGCGGCCGCATAATGAGGCATGCCAAGGCCAAAGGACTTAAGGTATTCGTATGGACGCCGAACGAAGTTAATGACATTAAAAAGGCGCTAGAGGCTGGCGTAGACGGAATAATCAGCGACGAACCGGTCCTTGTAAAAGAAGTAGTAAGAGAACATTATGGCTGAATTTGAAAGACCCGAAGAGACCGAGCTTGTAGACGTGAGCGAAGTTTCTGAGATGCTCCCCGAAGAATATGGGCCCGGAGGCAAGGTCCATGAGATGGACGATGAGCCCTATCTGGAAGCACGAGCGACCGTTGCAACGCTGAGAGAACGCTTTGCAGAGTTTCTAATAGATTCGACAGTACTTTTTTACCTCTATTTTCTCATAGGCATCATTGCGAGGCGGGCGTTCTACGGCTCATGGTCCGGTCCCCTTCCCTTTTATGGTTGGCAGGGTCTGGCATTCAACGGATCGTTTTTCTTTGCCGCGTTCATGTATTATTTCATCTTTGAGAGCGTCTTCTTTGCCACTCCGGGAAAATTCTGCGCTTGGATGTATGTGCGGCAAAAGAACGGTGAGTTCCCTGCGATGGCCTCGATATTTATCAGGAACGTTTTCAGGCTGCTTGATTACCTCCTGCCGTTCATCCCCTTCTTCTGCATGGAGCTGACCCGCAAACATCAAAGACTTGGCGATTTCGTGGCCGGAACAACCGTCATTAAAAAACATGGGATAAAAGAAACCCAATATAGCATCACGATGGCCAACATCGCCTCCGCCTCGGGAAGGGTCGTCTCTGCTCTCCTGGACCTTTCACTGGCCGGTGCGGCCACTTTCGGCTATCTTTTGCTCCTATCTCCCGACCATCCCGAAACGAGCAAGTGGCTCCTTTTGTTCACGCCGCTCGTTCCATTGATGTTCTATGTAATAACGGAATCTTTGACCGGCACAACACCGGGTAAATGGCTCTTTGGATATGCCATAACACAGGAAGATGGCACGAGCGTCCCACTTTCCGGATCGCTCGTTCGTACCTTCTTGGCTATTTTCGAACTTAACCCGCTTGGACTGCTTGTTATCTGGCTTTCGCCAAAACATCAGCGCATAGGCGACCTCGCGGCGGACACTTTGGTTACCGAACAGAAAAGGAGATGGCCCGGAGGAGCGGCGCTTGTGGCATGGATCCTTCTATCAAGCTTTATCTTTATGCTTGGCTGGAACAACGAAAATAATTTCCTAAAACCAAGCTTCAAGTTCAACTTCTATCCCACTTTTGAGTTCATGGGAAGCTATGCCGACGAATCGGCATATAAAGAGCTGACCATTACGCACATTAGGTTCGCGGTGAACGGTCCTGATACCATAAGGACGCCGTCTGTCTTTCAGTCCGGCGAGAACGTATTTATAATCTCCGACATCTACGGCTATGAGCGTTCCGGACGAATGGTATGGCTGCAGGAAGATCTTGATGTAAGGTACCCCGACGGTTCCATTGGCCTTCATCAGGAGAACATAGTCGATTACCATCAGGTGATAGAGACCAGAGGCGCAGTTGAACTTACGAACAGTTTGAAGCTACCATCCGATGCAAAAGATGGGACATATACCGTTACGATAACGGTTCGAGACCTCTTTGGCCACGAATATAAGATGATAAAAACCACCTTCGACGTAAAAACACCATCCGTCCCGCCTTCGTAAAGAACAGGGGCGCCCTGGACGGCCGTTGAGAATTTAGCAGCAAGCATGTAATCAGTTATCTGTTATCTTTTTGCCGATGACCAATCACCGTTTTTGCGCGGCGCGGGAGAGCGCGTCCTTGAACCTGCGCGCCTTTTGAAGGTTCTCTTCCCGTTCGCGGGCAATGTCGTCCCAGACCGTATCGCTCATCGATTCAGCGACCGACTTCTTTTCATACCTTCTGTCCCTTATACAGACGAGCACAAGATACGCGCCGAACAAAAAGAATACGGTAACACTTAAGAGTATCCAGAACATGTCAAAGCACCTTTAGTATCGACTCTCTGAGCGAGTCAAGTTGCTCCTTGGCGGTGATCTTCTCACCCTTAAGGTCCTTTATATAGAACGAATCCTTTGCCGTATCGGCGTCCGTCAGGATCTTTGCGACACCTATCGAATACCCTTCTTTGAAGATAACGCTTGCAAGATCGAAAAGGAGCCCTACCCTGTCGTTGGCCATTATGTCCACGACGGTATAAAACGCCGAGACATCGTTATCCATGACAACACGCGGCGTTACGGGTGCCACACGCTTTTTAAAGATGACCGCCCTCTTCTTGATAAGCTCATCCACCTCTTTTTTGCATGCAAACACGTCTTCAAGCGTCTTAATGACCCTTAAGGCCAACTGTTCAGGTACGGGACCGCCTATCTCGTTCACGACACGCAGGACGTCAAGGACCACGCCGTTCCTGCCGGTATTGAGGTCCGCCTCTAAAATGTCCACATTGTGCGCCGTCATAACGCCGGATATCTTGGAAAATATGCCAGGGGCGTCGCGGGTCATGATGATGAACTCGGAATGGTTGTCCTTGGCCGCATGCTTTACCAGTATCGGCTGGGTGGTAAAGTTGCGGAACATGTCTACATGACACATGACACAATCTATGTTGTGGGCCATAAAATAGCGCTCCGGCATCGAAGAGAACCATATCCTCACATGGCCGTCGTAGGTCTCTATCGCCGTCTTCTTTATAAGGTCTATCTCTTTCTTCAAATGTTGCGCCTTGAATCCGGCGATATACTTTTTAGAAGAGTTGTAAAGTTCCCCCAGAAGCTTTTCTTTCCATGCGCTCCAGACGTCGGGGCCTATGGATGCGATATCGGCATAAGAAAGTACGAGTAGCATATCTAAAAGCTCTTCATCGCCTACAGAATTGGCAAAGTTCTCTATTAAATGAGGGTCTGCAAGGTCCCTGTTAAAGGCTATTCTGGGCATTATAAGGTGCGATTCGACAAGGAAAGAGATCCTGTCGGCATCGTGCGAGGAAAAACCAAGCTTTAAGGCCTCTTTTTTGGCGATCTCAGCGCCCAAATGGACGTGGCTCGTATGCTTTTCGGGGAGTTTTCCTATGTCGTGAAGGAGTGCCGCGAGGAGAAGCATGCTCTTATTGCCTATCTTCTTATAGACCTCGTGAAGAAGATGATGGGTCTCATCTTTCTCCAGCTCTAAAAGCCTTTTGACCGTGAACATCGAATGAACATCCACCGTGTAGACATGATAGGCGCCGTACTGCGTCCTGAAATAGATATCCTTGAACGATGGTATTAGACGGACGATATCGCCGGTTTCGTGCATTATTAAAAGCGCCCGATAAAGGACATCCGGGTTGGCGGCAAGCCTCTGCCATGAAGGGGCTCCCCCTATTATCTTTTTTATCCGTTCATGGCGCCAGTGTCTTATCATTCTCTTGTAGAGCGGCGCCGCTCCATAGGTTATTCCCTTTGAACCTCCATGGATAAGGGATGTCGCCTTGTAATAACGGGCCATAAGCTCTTCTATGGGCTGGTTCAATCTGGCGGCGATAGCCTTCTGGTTCTCAAAAGTGAGCCTGTCCTCCCTCTTTCCGGCCAGGAGATGAAGATGGGCCCGGAGCCTGAATAGGAACTCCACCTCTCCTTCCATGCCGCTCAATATCTTTTCGTGGGCGTTGTTAAAGAGGACCTTATCTATCCACTGTGCGGTCTGAACTTCGCGCAACCCCCCTTCGCTCTCTTTAACATGGGGCTCCAGCACATAGACAGAATTGCCGAACTTTGCGAACCTTGCCTCCTGCTCTTTGTATTTGGCCCTGGCAAAGCGCCTCTTCCAGAGACGGCTTTTAAATCTGCCATGAAGGAGCTTGAAGAACCTGTCCGCAAGCTCCCTGTCACCGGCAATGAACCTCACATCGAGCATGGCCGTTTGGGCCCGTATCTCGCCTTCGAACATTGCGGCGCAATCGCCTAAGGCCCTTGTCGCACCCCCGGCCTCGAACTTAGAATCCCACAAGGGATAAAGCACCCCGTCAACTGTCTTTTGCACTACCTTAAGGTCGCCTTCGTATAGGAACATGAGATCCACATCGGAATATGGGCTCATCTCTTCGCGTCCATATCCTCCCAGAGCGAAGACCGCCATCCTGCTATTCTGGGAGGGGTTCGTTTCAAAGAGCTCCCTCACCACCGAATCCATGGTGTTGGACCATATTTTTTGTATATCGAAAAGAGACGTTCTTTTTTCGAGTTCGTTCCTGAATTGTTCAAGGCCTTCTGTTAGTCTTTGTATCATTTATTTATAACGTCTTTGGTTTATAGTTCTTTATATTGTCATAAAGCCCTCCCGCAACGGAGGCCGCAATTATTCTCTGATAGGCGTCTGTCTTTAGTCTCTTCTCCTCCTTTGGGTTGGAGATATATGAGGTCTCTACCAGTATCGACGGGCATTTTACACCGACCAGCACATAGAAAAGGGCCGACCTTACCTTGTCATCTTCTATATCCGAATATTTCTTTGAAAGGCTGGAGACGATCTTTTTATGTACCGAACCTGCCAGAGCCCGCGAACCGTCTGTTGCCTCGTTCTGAAGCATGGTAGCGATTATCTTTTCAAGGTTGGAGGTCTTGCGGCCGGCATATTTATTCTCCTGCGAGGCGAGCCTCTCCGATGCCTCATCGCTTGCATTGTTAAGATAATAGGTCTGAATGCCTCTCTCTTTTCCGGACTTGGAAGCGTTTGCATGGACCGAGATGAAATAATCGGCCTTCTTTTTGTCTGCGAACCTTACCCTTTCGCCCAGATCCAGGGTCTTGTCTTCGTTGCGTGTAAGATAGACCTGCACGCCTTCTATCTGTTTTTTCAGTTCGGCCGCTATCTTCTGTGAGATGGGGAGCGTCAGGTCCTTCTCTTTGACCCCATCGGGGCCAATTGCGCCGGTGTCGTTTCCGCCATGCCCCGGATCAAGGACGACTATTATGGACTTTGCCTTGTTCTCGGTCTTTCTTGGCGGGACCTTTACAACAGCTGCTTTAAGGTCCGTCTCATTCATCGGGGTGCCGGCATCGACCGCTTCGAGATATTTTTTGGCCTCCCCTGCCTTATCGCCGTTCTTGTAATATTTGATGACCTTGATAAGGTCCTTTTTGGCGCCGTTCTTGTCGTTCAATTTCTCCCACTCGATGCAGGCGGCCCTAAAATAGGCGTCGTCGGCCAGCTTGTTGGTGGAATAGGCCCTTGCAAATGATCCGTACTCTTTCACGGAGCGTTTCCAATCGGCCAGATTCTTGGAGTTGAACGCGAGTTCTTCGTACAGGCGCCCCAAACTATACTGCGCCTCGGCACCCTCGGGACTCCTTGCATATTTCTTTCTCACCATTTCGAAGAGCCTGATGCATCTTTCCCACGGTTCACGAAGTTTTTGGGCGCCTGCGTCCCCCCTTAAGTTGGCATAACATTCGTGCGCGGAATTGTAGGCCTGATCGGCGGTCTCGGCGAAAGAAAGACCATAGATCATGGACCATAGACCATAGACCAAAAAAACGAGAACCAATTTTTTCATTATCTCCCCCTAATACCACCCTTCGAGCGAGTCCAGTCCACGGCGGACGAGTCGAGAAGTGACTTTATCTTCTCGACAGGCTCGAAGAATAAAATCGCTCTATAACTTGTTTTTCATCTCGTGCAACACATTTAGCGCCTCGATAGGCGTCAACGTGTCCAGATTAACGCCTTTCAGTATATTTTGCAATTGAGAATCTCCTTCAAAAAGGCCCATCTGCCTCGTCTCTTCGCCCTTAAGTACCATCTCCCCCTTTTCGAGCTTTAAAAGAATCTCTTTTGCGCGCGTCACAACCTCCTGCGGCAACCCAGCAAGACGCGCGACCTCTATACCGTAGCTTCTGTTAACTCCGCCCGACACAAGTTTTCTAAGGAATATTATCTGATCGTTCCACTCTTTGACCGCCACGTTGAAGTTCTTTATCCCCTCTTTGGTGAGAGCAAGGTCGGTCAGTTCGTGGTAATGCGTGGCAAAGAGGGTCTTTGCCTTGATGCGGTCGTGCAGATATTCGGCGACCGCCCATGCTATTGAAACACCGTCGTAGGTGGAGGTGCCTCTTCCTATCTCGTCTATGAGGATAAGGCTTTTATCCGTGGCCTCTCTGAGTATCACCGAGGCCTCTCTCATCTCTACCATAAAGGTCGATTGGCCCTTAACGAGATTATCGGAGGCTCCCACACGGGTAAAAATCCTGTCGACCACACTTATTGATGCGTCACTTGCGGGAACAAAGGAGCCCATCTGCGCCATGAGGACGATAAGGGCCGTCTGCCGCATGATGGTCGATTTGCCGGCCATGTTCGGCCCCGTTATTATCATCATCCGGCAATCGTTCATGTTGAGCGATATATCGTTAGGGACGAAACGTTCCGTGCTGTTGAGCTTTTCTATGATGGGATGGCGCCCGCCGGTTATCTTTATCTCGCCGTCGTTCTTTACAACGGGCCTTGTGTAGCGGTTGTCGTTGGCAACGAATGCAAGCGAAGCAAGCGCATCGAGCCGACCTAAGGCGTCGGCCGTCTCTGCAAGCCTTCCGGCGAATTCCGCCGCGTACGTCCTTACCCCCGTGAACAACTCATGTTCTAACTGGCGGATCCTCTCTTCGGCGCCCAAGACCTTTTCCTCGTATTCTTTGAGTTCGGGAGTTATGAACCTCTCGGCATTCGCTAAGGTCTGCTTTCGGATATAGTTCTCCGGCACCTTGTCGGCATGGGTATGCGTTATCTCGATATAATAACCGAAGACCTTGTTATACCTTACCTTAAGTGAACTTATTCCGGTCCTTGTCTTTTCGGAGGTCTCGAGCCTTGCGATGAACCCTTTGCCGTCCGTTGCAAGCGAGCGAAGTTCATCCAGCTCCTTAGAAAAACCCTCTTTTATAAGCCCCCCTTCTTTTACAGATAACGGAGGTTCGGCGACCAACACGCCCTCTATTTTCTCTAAAAGTTCCCTGCAATCATCAAGCCTCTTTACGATACTCCCTAAAAGACCGCCTGCGCCGTTAAGATTCAACTTTAGCCTTGGTATCACCTTAAGCGATTCCTTTAGGGAGACCAGCTCTCTGGCATTTGCGCTTCCGATAACTATCCTTGAAGTGATCCTTTCAATATCTGCAATGAGGGTAAGATCGTTCTTTAGTTCTTCGAATAATTTAAAATCATCCTTTATGCTCTCGACGGCGTCGAGCTTGTCATCAATGGCTATCGTGTCTAAAAGAGGATAGAGCATCCACCTTCTTAGGGTGCGTCCTCCCATTGCGGTCCTTGTCCGGTCAAGGAGCCAGCTCAAAGAACCGGTATGCGATGCCTCGGACATCGTGCGGGTGAGCTCTAGGTTACGCTTTGTTGACTCATCGACCACCATATGCTGATCGACGGAATATGCAGTAACGCTCTTGATATGACCAAGCTCCCTCTTATGGGTGTTCTTTAAATAACTGATGACGGCGCCTACAGATGAATATGCCTCGCTTGGAACGCCTTCAAGGGCGACCTCTTTGACCAGAGGGTCAAAGTTTGGATCGTCAAGGACGGTCAACATCGAAGCAGAAAGGAGCGGTTTTAATTTCAAAAAAATCTGCGATTCAGAGAGTGAGCGAGGCACAAGGATCTCCTTGGGTTCTATCCTTGCCAGCTCCCTTATAAGATGTTCCACGTCCTTGAGGGCCGCCGCCCTGAAGTCGCCGGTCGAAACGTCACATATGGCAAGCGCGAACTCTTCATTTATCGCCGCCAGATAATTGTTCTCGCCGGCAACTAGGCTGTCGGTCTCCATCAGAACGCCCGGCGTTATGATCTTTATTATCTCGCGCCTAACGATACCCTTGGCCGTTTTGGGGTCTTCAACCTGCTCGCAAATAGCCACTTTCTTGCCGCTTGAGAGGAGCTTTGAGATATATCCTTCCGCCGCATGGTACGGAATACCGCACAAAGGGACCGGGTTTGCGTCGCTCTTATTTCTTGAAGTCAATGTGATATCTAGAAGTTCGGAGGCTATTCTGGCGTCGTCAAAGAACATCTCGTAAAAGTCGCCTAATCGAAAAAAAAGGATGGTCTCTTTGTCCTCGATCTCGGACTTTATCTGCCAATACTGCTTAAGCATTGGCGTAACGGACGTCTGGTCTGAATGCGTTCCCATTAGACTAAATGAATTAGCAAAAGGTTTTTCCGAAGTAAAGCTCATTAGAGAAAAGACCGATAATTTTGATTACGTCAAGTTGAAGATCATGATCTTGGGTGGAACTTCTTGTAGATCTCCTTAAGATGTTTCGTATCGACATGGGTATATATCTGGGTCGATGATATATCGGAGTGGCCGAGCATCGTCTGAACCGAGCGGAGGTCTGCTCCCCTTTCAATTAAATGCGTTGCAAATGAATGCCTTAGAGTATGAGGTTTAATGTTTCTCTTTATCCCTGACTTGCGGGCAAGTTTTGTGATGATGTTCCATAACTGTTGCCGTGAAAGCCCCCTTCCCAGTCTCGATATAAAGAGCCTGTCGGGTGAATCGGGCCTTGTAAAGCTCGGTCTCACCTCTTCCAGATACTGTTTTATCACGGTGCAGGCAATGTGGCCAATGGGTACTATCCTCTCTTTGGAGCCTTTTCCCATCGTCATCAAATAGGTAAGGTCGTGATCTGTTGTGCCGAGCGTCAGCTGGTTCAGCGAAAGGCCCACAACCTCAGAAACGCGCAAGCCGCAGGCGTACATGATCTGAAGGATGGTGTAATCCCTGAAGCCGTAGCTGGTATTCACATCGGGCGTAGCGAGGAGGCTATCGACCTCGCTCATCGTCATTACCTCGGGGAGCCTGTGCCATTTCTTAGGGAATTCGATCTTTGCCGTGGGATCGTAATCAATGATCTTCTCGCGGCGCAGGAAATTAAAGAGCCCCCTCACGGAGACCATGTGTCTTGAGACCGAACGGCTCTCAATGCCGCTCTTGTGAAGGTTGACCAGAAAGGCCAGGATGTGAGGCTCTCTTATCACTTTAAGATCGGTTATCTTCTTTGACTCGAAGAATTCCGACATCAAACGCAGGTCGTGGGCGTAAGCAGAGACCGAATTGGGGCTTAACCCCTTTTCGACCCTGACATAGTTCACATATGAATCTATCTCTTGGAACATATTTTCCAACTTCACATAACGTCCGTTCCGCGACCTTAGAGATAAACGGATGACCGGCTGGGCGAGCGGCCCTAGGTGCCGGTTTCGCTGTGTTTGAGCGAAACCGGACACCGGTCGCTCGAACACCTTACCCGCTCCTTCAAAACCGGTCGCGGAACGGACGTTATGTCAATGAACATCATTTCTTCAGCAAGAAAGCGCGGATGAAGTCGTCGACAGCCCCGTCCATTACCGACTGGACGTTTCCGCTCTCACAATTGGTCCTGTGATCCTTCACCATCTGGTAGGGCTGGAACACATAAGAACGTATCTGCGAACCCCACGCTATTTCTGACTTGGCCGCTTCCACCGCGTCGCGCTCTTTACGCTTCTTATCCATCTCTAGATCGTAGAGCTTTGCCTTCAGGATCCTCATTGCCATGGCCTTGTTCTGATGCTGGCTCCGTTCGTTCTGACAGGCGACGACTATTCCGCTGGGGAAATGGGTCAGCCTGACCGCCGAATCGGTCTTGTTGACCTTCTGGCCTCCCGCCCCAC encodes the following:
- a CDS encoding DNA mismatch repair protein MutS yields the protein MGTHSDQTSVTPMLKQYWQIKSEIEDKETILFFRLGDFYEMFFDDARIASELLDITLTSRNKSDANPVPLCGIPYHAAEGYISKLLSSGKKVAICEQVEDPKTAKGIVRREIIKIITPGVLMETDSLVAGENNYLAAINEEFALAICDVSTGDFRAAALKDVEHLIRELARIEPKEILVPRSLSESQIFLKLKPLLSASMLTVLDDPNFDPLVKEVALEGVPSEAYSSVGAVISYLKNTHKRELGHIKSVTAYSVDQHMVVDESTKRNLELTRTMSEASHTGSLSWLLDRTRTAMGGRTLRRWMLYPLLDTIAIDDKLDAVESIKDDFKLFEELKNDLTLIADIERITSRIVIGSANARELVSLKESLKVIPRLKLNLNGAGGLLGSIVKRLDDCRELLEKIEGVLVAEPPLSVKEGGLIKEGFSKELDELRSLATDGKGFIARLETSEKTRTGISSLKVRYNKVFGYYIEITHTHADKVPENYIRKQTLANAERFITPELKEYEEKVLGAEERIRQLEHELFTGVRTYAAEFAGRLAETADALGRLDALASLAFVANDNRYTRPVVKNDGEIKITGGRHPIIEKLNSTERFVPNDISLNMNDCRMMIITGPNMAGKSTIMRQTALIVLMAQMGSFVPASDASISVVDRIFTRVGASDNLVKGQSTFMVEMREASVILREATDKSLILIDEIGRGTSTYDGVSIAWAVAEYLHDRIKAKTLFATHYHELTDLALTKEGIKNFNVAVKEWNDQIIFLRKLVSGGVNRSYGIEVARLAGLPQEVVTRAKEILLKLEKGEMVLKGEETRQMGLFEGDSQLQNILKGVNLDTLTPIEALNVLHEMKNKL
- a CDS encoding site-specific tyrosine recombinase XerD codes for the protein MFQEIDSYVNYVRVEKGLSPNSVSAYAHDLRLMSEFFESKKITDLKVIREPHILAFLVNLHKSGIESRSVSRHMVSVRGLFNFLRREKIIDYDPTAKIEFPKKWHRLPEVMTMSEVDSLLATPDVNTSYGFRDYTILQIMYACGLRVSEVVGLSLNQLTLGTTDHDLTYLMTMGKGSKERIVPIGHIACTVIKQYLEEVRPSFTRPDSPDRLFISRLGRGLSRQQLWNIITKLARKSGIKRNIKPHTLRHSFATHLIERGADLRSVQTMLGHSDISSTQIYTHVDTKHLKEIYKKFHPRS